The DNA segment GCCAAATTATGCAGGCCAAGGCAGGTGTAGAATTGGCCGTTACCACCTACAATAGACAAAAGAATCTTTGGGATCAACATATCGGATCCGAAATAGAATACTTACAGGCCAAATCCAATAAAGAATCGCAAGAGCAAAACCTAAAAGCGTTACAAGCACAACTGGCCATGTCAACTGTAAAATCTCAAATAGAAGGTATTGTAGACGAGGTTTTTCAGAAAAAAGGGGAAATTGCAGGACCCGCAATACCTTTTGCTCGCATCGTAAATATCGATGATATTTATATTAATGCGGAGGTGGGTGAAAGTTACTTAGGCCAAATCAATAAAGGAGACACCACAACGGTATATTTTCCAGCCCTCAAAAAAACTGTTGATGCCACCATCTTCAGATCGTCGATGATAATCAACGATATTTCCAGAACTTTCAGGGTACGCATTAACCTAAAAAATACAGATCATGTGATCAAACCAAATCTGATATCCGTTGTGAAACTAAAGGTGTATAAAGCTAAAGATGTGCTTATTGTTCCATCCATACTGGTTAAACAAGATTTTAAAGGCGAATTTATTTTTATAGCTGAGGTAAAGGACGGAAAAACATGGGCAAAAAAACAATACGTTCAATCTGTTTTTAACTCCGATAACAAATCTATTATTAAGGAAGGACTAAAAGATGGCGATGCCATTATCACCCAAGGCTACGACCAAATTGTGAACGGAACCGAAATATCAATTGTAAACCATTAAGCAATACTGTTATGGCTCAAAGAAAAGACGAGGATGTAGAAGAGCATGGCTATAGAAAATTTAAGCCCACTTTTGCTGCCTTAAAAAATAAAAACACCATATATCTATTAACCTTTTTCCTATTTATTGCCGGTATCACCTCCTATCAATCCATGGAGCGTGAACTGTTTCCTGAAGTGGTCATTCCATATATTATGGTCCGTACGCTTCACCCAGGTAACAGTCCCTCAGACATGGAGAATCTGATCACACGACCCATAGAAAAAGAATTAAAAGGTTTGAACGGCGTAAAAAAAATGTCATCATCCTCTTACCAGGATTATAGTTTAATTGTTGTTGAATTTGAAACAGACGTAGAAGTTAAACAAGCTTTACAAGATGTCAAGGACCAAGTGGATAAAGCGAAAACAGAGCTTCCGGATGACTTAGACGAAGACCCCGTTGTAGATGATATTGATTTCACCGAATTCCCCATCCTTAATATTAATCTTTCGGGAGACTATTCCATCTACGAACTAAAAAAGTTTGCCGAGGACCTGCAAGATGACTTTGAAGCCTTACGTTCAGTGAGAGAAGCGGACATCATTGGGGTGGACGAAAGAGAGATTCAAATCAATGTAGACCCATTCAGACTAGAAGCCATGGATCTTACATTTTACGATGTGGAGCAAGCCCTCATCGCTGAAAATGTCACCATAGGAGCCGGTGAGCTCCGGATAGATGGAACCCGACGATCCATCACCACTCAGGCCGATTATCGATCCATCGAAGAAATAAAAAACACCATTGTCAGCGCAAAAGAAGGACATATCCGTTACATCAAAGATGTAGCAGAAGTGGTGGATGGTTTTGAGGAAAAAACCTCCATATCAGTTCTAAACAGACAGCCTGTGGTCACACTATCTATCGTAAAAAGAAGCGGAGAAAACCTCCTGGATGCCACAGAACAGATCTATAAGATCATAAACGAGCGACAAGCCGATGGCTTGCTCCCTAAAGATATTAAGATCGTTATCACCGACGATCAAAGTACCAGCATCAAAGACCAGATCAGTAACCTTGAAAACAGTATCATCATGGGAATGCTATTGGTAATACTGGTTCTTTACATTTTTATGGGTATCCGAAATGCTATTTTTTCGGGACTGGCTATCCCCATGTCTATGTTTATTTCTTTTTGGCTGCTATCACAGTTTGGCTATACAATAAACACCATGATCTTATTTGGCCTGTTACTGGCACTGGGTATGCTGGTAGACAATGCCATCGTGGTGGTTGAAAATGTATACCGTTTACACGAAGAAGGCTTGTCTAAAATGGAAGCGGTTAAAAATGGAGTCAGTGAAATTGCAATTCCCATCATCTCCTCCACAGCAACCACCTTGGCCGCCTTCTTACCCTTGCTGTTTTGGCCTGGTATCGTAGGCGACTTTATGAGCTATATGCCCATAACCCTCATCATAGTCCTGTCTTCATCACTCTTTGTAGCCTTGATTCTAAATCCTGTTTTTGCAGCCCGTTTCATGAAAATTGAAGACATAAGAGCCAAGAAAAACAGAAAAGTACTATTTTCTATCGTTGGTGGAATGGCCCTATTGGGTCTGATATTTTACACTTTAGGATCCATACTTTGGGGCAATATTTTTATACTCCCCCTGCTAATCACTTCCATTAATATATTGGCCACAAAACCTTTTGCCATATGGTTTCAGGAAAAAGGCATTCCTCTCATGGAGAATATGTACGAGAAAACTTTAAGAAAGGCATTGACTAAAAACACATCCGTTATATTGCTGATTTCCTCTGTTCTGTTATTTATTTTCTCCATCATATTTTTCAGCGGAAGCAACCCCAACGTCATATTTTTCCCTGAGAATGAACCCAAAACAATATACGTAACAGCCGAACTGCCCCTCGGTACAGACTTGGATATGACCGATTCTTTGACTCTGAAAGTTGAGGATAGAATATACGAAACACTCAACCAATACGAACATATTGTTAAGTCGGTTGGTATAACGATCGGTAAAGGCAAAGGCGGTTTGTTCGAAGGCGACCGCTCACCTAATAAATCGTTAACCACCATTACTTTTGTGGAGTACGAAGACAGACATGGAATTAGCACTACCGCTATTATGCAAGAACTCACCAAATCATTTCAAGGTTTTGTGGGTGCCAAAATATTTATCGAGAAAGAAGACGAAGGACCTCCAGTGGGCAAACCCATTAATATAGAGGTGTCTGGGGATGATTTTGAGCAGCTCATTGCTACCTCGCAGGATATCATACGCCTCATCAATGAAGACAAAATACCTGGCATAGAAGAACTCCAAATGGATATCAACCCCAACAAGCCCGAAATGCTACTGGAGATCGACCGGGAGAAAGCGCGCCGTTTCGGTTTATCAACATCTATGATTGCCAGCACTATCCGTACTGCCGTATACGGTAGCAATGTAGATAAATACAAAGAGGGAGAAGATGAATTTGAAATGATGGTGCGACTGGCAAAAAAATACCGCAGCAGTACCACCCAACTCTTAAACTTAAAGATACGAGTGGAGCATGACGGAACACCCTATTATGTGCCTATTTCATCAGTGGCTGATTATAAATACACATCCACCTACGAAAAAATTAATCGCATTGATAATTCAAGGGTCATAACAGTCTACTCTAATGTTAACGAAGGATACAATGCCAATGTAAT comes from the Saccharicrinis fermentans DSM 9555 = JCM 21142 genome and includes:
- a CDS encoding efflux RND transporter periplasmic adaptor subunit, whose protein sequence is MKNLIKNTILTILIMTASACGSSVDKPTELAAYKKQMTELKKKISSLENQLQAEEGTSANVVNVTADIIRPKTYDHYIEVTGKVKADENTIISPEGAGKITQLLVEEGDKVRKGQVLAYLNTDAIESQIMQAKAGVELAVTTYNRQKNLWDQHIGSEIEYLQAKSNKESQEQNLKALQAQLAMSTVKSQIEGIVDEVFQKKGEIAGPAIPFARIVNIDDIYINAEVGESYLGQINKGDTTTVYFPALKKTVDATIFRSSMIINDISRTFRVRINLKNTDHVIKPNLISVVKLKVYKAKDVLIVPSILVKQDFKGEFIFIAEVKDGKTWAKKQYVQSVFNSDNKSIIKEGLKDGDAIITQGYDQIVNGTEISIVNH
- a CDS encoding efflux RND transporter permease subunit, with amino-acid sequence MAQRKDEDVEEHGYRKFKPTFAALKNKNTIYLLTFFLFIAGITSYQSMERELFPEVVIPYIMVRTLHPGNSPSDMENLITRPIEKELKGLNGVKKMSSSSYQDYSLIVVEFETDVEVKQALQDVKDQVDKAKTELPDDLDEDPVVDDIDFTEFPILNINLSGDYSIYELKKFAEDLQDDFEALRSVREADIIGVDEREIQINVDPFRLEAMDLTFYDVEQALIAENVTIGAGELRIDGTRRSITTQADYRSIEEIKNTIVSAKEGHIRYIKDVAEVVDGFEEKTSISVLNRQPVVTLSIVKRSGENLLDATEQIYKIINERQADGLLPKDIKIVITDDQSTSIKDQISNLENSIIMGMLLVILVLYIFMGIRNAIFSGLAIPMSMFISFWLLSQFGYTINTMILFGLLLALGMLVDNAIVVVENVYRLHEEGLSKMEAVKNGVSEIAIPIISSTATTLAAFLPLLFWPGIVGDFMSYMPITLIIVLSSSLFVALILNPVFAARFMKIEDIRAKKNRKVLFSIVGGMALLGLIFYTLGSILWGNIFILPLLITSINILATKPFAIWFQEKGIPLMENMYEKTLRKALTKNTSVILLISSVLLFIFSIIFFSGSNPNVIFFPENEPKTIYVTAELPLGTDLDMTDSLTLKVEDRIYETLNQYEHIVKSVGITIGKGKGGLFEGDRSPNKSLTTITFVEYEDRHGISTTAIMQELTKSFQGFVGAKIFIEKEDEGPPVGKPINIEVSGDDFEQLIATSQDIIRLINEDKIPGIEELQMDINPNKPEMLLEIDREKARRFGLSTSMIASTIRTAVYGSNVDKYKEGEDEFEMMVRLAKKYRSSTTQLLNLKIRVEHDGTPYYVPISSVADYKYTSTYEKINRIDNSRVITVYSNVNEGYNANVINARIKELLADYPKPKGCKWKMTGEQESQQETSDFLVGALLLAVALISMILITQFNSAIKPLIILGTVLLSTIGVFMGLATFKMDFVILMTGVGIVSLAGIVVNNGIVLIDYIDILRKEKKKEKGLKEYQRLPMEDEVECIIKGGKTRLRPVLLTAITTILGLVPLATGFNFDFFGLLNELNPHIYFGGDNADFWSPMSWTVIFGLSTSTVLTLIMSPVMFLVAVRLRNRLFSEKKE